A stretch of the Flavobacterium aquiphilum genome encodes the following:
- a CDS encoding phenylacetate--CoA ligase, giving the protein MIPKIETATTAEIKSFQEQKLAELLSYVNVNSPFYSSLFSKNNIDITTIKTLEDLALLPVTSKEDLQKYNDDFLCVPMHEIIDYATTSGTLGDPVTFGLTDKDLDRLAYNEAISFDCAGIKQGDVVQLMTTIDRRFMAGLAYFLGLRKMKVGVIRVGAGIPELQWDSILKYKPTYLITVPSFLLKMIEYAENHNIDFNNSSVKGAICIGESLRNQDFTMNALSKKITDKWKIKLFSTYASTEMSTAFTECEHGVGGHHHPELIIVEVLDENNKPVKNGKSGELTFTTLGIEAMPLVRFKTGDIVQLHTDPCSCGRNTLRVGPVIGRKQQMIKYKGTTLYPPAMHDVLNDFDAIESYIIEIHTNDLGTDEILIKIAVKDPSPTFLQELKDHFRAKLRVTPKIEFTTNEALKPLIFNPMSRKPIHFFDNRKSAI; this is encoded by the coding sequence ATGATTCCAAAGATAGAAACAGCAACTACAGCCGAAATAAAATCGTTTCAGGAACAAAAATTGGCGGAACTTTTAAGCTATGTAAATGTCAATTCTCCTTTTTACAGTTCGCTTTTTTCTAAAAATAATATTGATATTACCACTATAAAAACTCTTGAGGATTTGGCTTTGTTGCCTGTTACCTCGAAAGAAGACCTCCAAAAATACAACGATGATTTTTTATGTGTTCCAATGCATGAAATCATTGATTATGCAACTACTTCCGGGACTTTGGGAGATCCGGTTACTTTTGGTTTAACCGATAAAGATTTGGACAGATTGGCTTATAATGAAGCTATTTCGTTTGATTGTGCCGGAATAAAACAAGGCGACGTTGTACAGTTGATGACTACGATTGACCGTCGTTTTATGGCGGGATTGGCCTATTTTTTAGGTCTTCGAAAAATGAAAGTTGGTGTTATTCGTGTGGGTGCAGGAATACCGGAATTGCAGTGGGATTCGATTTTAAAATACAAGCCAACCTATTTGATTACGGTTCCTTCTTTTTTATTGAAAATGATTGAATACGCCGAAAATCATAACATCGATTTCAATAATTCCAGTGTGAAAGGTGCTATTTGTATAGGTGAATCGTTGAGAAATCAAGATTTCACAATGAATGCACTGTCCAAGAAAATAACCGATAAATGGAAAATTAAGTTGTTTTCGACTTATGCTTCGACCGAAATGAGCACCGCTTTTACCGAATGCGAGCATGGAGTAGGAGGGCATCACCATCCGGAATTGATTATTGTTGAAGTATTGGATGAAAATAATAAGCCCGTAAAAAATGGCAAATCAGGGGAGTTAACCTTTACCACTTTGGGGATTGAGGCGATGCCTTTGGTTCGTTTCAAAACCGGTGATATTGTTCAGTTGCATACCGATCCTTGCTCGTGTGGAAGAAATACATTGCGGGTAGGCCCTGTTATTGGAAGAAAACAACAGATGATAAAATACAAAGGAACTACTTTGTATCCACCCGCAATGCATGATGTTTTGAATGATTTTGATGCTATAGAAAGTTACATTATTGAAATTCATACCAATGATTTGGGAACCGATGAGATTCTGATAAAAATCGCGGTCAAAGATCCCTCACCAACTTTTTTACAGGAATTAAAAGATCATTTCAGAGCCAAACTGCGTGTAACTCCAAAAATTGAATTCACTACAAATGAAGCTCTAAAACCTTTGATTTTTAATCCAATGAGCAGAAAACCAATTCATTTTTTTGATAACAGGAAGAGCGCCATTTAA
- a CDS encoding phytoene desaturase family protein, producing MKKHYDVVVIGSGLGGLVSAVILAKEGYSVCVLEKNNQYGGNLQTFVRDKTVFDTGIHYIGGLGEGQNLNQYFKYIGIMDGLNLKKMDEDGYDLISFEDNEQEFPHAQGYDNFKKQLIQSFPDEKEAIEKYCKAIVETCDKFPLYNLKSEGKYDNDVLTINAKEFIDSLTENKVLRSVLAGSNFLYAGLGDKSPFYVHALTVNTFMQSAWRCINGGSQITKQLIKQLKKYNGVAFKYKEVLQLDVVDNRVTTARMKDGLSVSARYFISNIEPKTTLKMAGEDHFRKAFVNRISSLEGGVSAFSLYVVFKPKTFKYLNHNYYHFKHYDEVWTSQDYTEENWPKSFLASMNATKKEDGWAEGMTFITYMKFSDVEIWKDTFNTIADENERGESYEDFKTRKANRFLEEIERKFPGIKDCIKSVHTSTPLSYRDYIGGHNGNMYGYEKDSNNPMKTFIPSKTKLDNLYLTGQSINMHGVLGVTIGAVVTCSEILGKEYLVNKINQNID from the coding sequence ATGAAAAAACACTATGACGTAGTTGTAATAGGAAGCGGGTTAGGCGGACTCGTTTCAGCCGTCATTTTGGCCAAAGAAGGCTATAGTGTTTGTGTGTTGGAAAAAAACAATCAGTATGGAGGAAATCTGCAGACTTTTGTTAGAGACAAAACCGTTTTTGATACCGGAATCCATTACATTGGGGGATTGGGCGAAGGTCAGAATCTGAATCAGTATTTCAAGTACATCGGAATTATGGATGGCTTGAATCTGAAAAAAATGGATGAGGATGGATACGACCTGATTTCGTTCGAAGATAATGAACAAGAATTTCCACATGCTCAGGGTTATGATAATTTTAAAAAACAGCTGATTCAGTCTTTTCCAGATGAAAAAGAAGCTATTGAAAAATATTGCAAAGCGATAGTAGAAACTTGTGATAAGTTTCCGCTTTATAATTTAAAATCAGAGGGGAAATATGATAACGATGTTTTAACGATTAATGCAAAAGAATTTATCGATAGTTTGACCGAAAATAAGGTATTGCGATCGGTTTTGGCAGGTAGTAATTTTTTATACGCGGGATTGGGCGACAAATCACCTTTTTATGTGCACGCATTGACGGTGAATACGTTTATGCAAAGTGCCTGGCGATGCATTAATGGGGGAAGTCAAATAACCAAACAGCTAATAAAACAGCTAAAAAAATACAATGGCGTCGCTTTTAAATACAAAGAGGTACTTCAATTAGATGTTGTGGATAATAGGGTGACGACAGCGAGAATGAAAGACGGATTAAGCGTTTCTGCACGATATTTTATCTCCAATATCGAGCCTAAAACCACTTTGAAAATGGCCGGTGAAGACCATTTTAGGAAAGCTTTTGTCAATAGGATTTCGAGTTTGGAGGGAGGCGTTTCGGCCTTCAGTCTTTATGTTGTCTTTAAACCAAAGACTTTTAAATATTTGAATCATAATTATTATCATTTCAAGCATTACGACGAAGTTTGGACATCTCAGGATTATACTGAAGAGAACTGGCCAAAATCATTTTTAGCTTCAATGAATGCTACTAAAAAAGAAGATGGCTGGGCCGAGGGAATGACCTTTATAACCTACATGAAATTTTCGGATGTAGAAATTTGGAAAGATACTTTTAATACAATTGCAGACGAAAATGAAAGAGGTGAAAGTTATGAAGATTTCAAAACCCGTAAAGCCAATCGTTTTCTGGAAGAAATAGAACGGAAGTTTCCCGGAATCAAAGACTGCATAAAATCGGTGCATACTTCTACACCTTTATCGTACAGAGATTATATTGGCGGACATAATGGAAATATGTACGGTTACGAGAAAGATTCAAACAACCCAATGAAAACCTTTATTCCTTCCAAAACAAAGTTGGATAATCTTTATTTAACAGGTCAAAGTATCAATATGCATGGGGTTTTAGGAGTTACAATTGGCGCGGTTGTTACTTGTTCGGAGATTTTAGGTAAAGAATATTTGGTCAACAAGATTAATCAAAACATAGATTGA
- a CDS encoding heavy metal translocating P-type ATPase, translating into MSSLKNNIFYIPLEDVESEHCALIVDNGLGKIKDIDSHKVELNNNRAVITASKPEALTEAVHAIRDLGYGVTTIKKTFPVLDMSCASCAVGAETAIQIQPGIVNASVNFGTATVSLEYLPNMISPSEIKNAVQMAGYDLLIDEESKQAETLEEIHEKKFNQLKLKTIWSGLLTIPVVIIGMFFMDIPYANEIMWLLSTPVIVWFGKNFFINAWKQAKHRSANMDTLVALGTGVAYIFSVFNTLFPHFWHEKGLHAHVYFEAAAVIITFILLGRLLEEKAKGNTSSAIKKLMGLQPKTVTIITANEQQTTISIEKVKYDDIILVKPGEQIAVDGIVTKGNSYVDESMLSGEPVPLLKKENEKVYAGTINQKGSFQFRAEKVGSETMLANIIKMVQEAQGSKAPVQKLVDKIAGIFVPIVIVIAIIAFVSWIILGGENGFSQGLIAFATVLVIACPCALGLATPTAIMVGIGKGAEKGILIKDAISLELSKKVNAIVLDKTGTITEGKPVVTNSYWTEETAVLKQILVSIEKQSEHPLAEAVTKHYNDNGNGNIELEYFESITGKGILATVEGKNYYVGNKKLLIEKNVALSEIFIEKAVQWSAESKTVIWFSDEKQALAVIAIADKIKETSIEAIQQLQESGIAIYMLTGDNEATAKSISQKTGITNYKAEVLPDQKATFVKQLQSEGKIVAMVGDGINDSTALAQADVSIAMGKGSDIAMDVAKMTIISSDLNKILEAIKLSKQTVATIKQNLFWALFYNVIGIPIAAGILYPINGFLLNPMIAGAAMALSSVSVVSNSLLLKGRR; encoded by the coding sequence ATGTCAAGCCTTAAAAACAACATATTTTATATTCCGCTGGAAGATGTCGAGAGTGAGCATTGCGCACTTATTGTCGATAACGGTCTGGGCAAAATAAAAGACATCGATTCCCATAAAGTGGAACTTAATAATAATAGAGCTGTTATTACTGCTTCAAAACCCGAAGCTTTGACGGAAGCTGTCCATGCTATTAGGGATTTGGGTTATGGCGTGACAACGATTAAGAAAACGTTCCCTGTTCTGGATATGAGCTGTGCTTCGTGTGCGGTTGGCGCGGAAACCGCAATTCAAATCCAACCCGGAATCGTCAACGCATCTGTGAATTTTGGAACGGCAACCGTATCATTGGAATATTTGCCCAACATGATTTCGCCTAGCGAAATTAAAAATGCGGTTCAAATGGCGGGTTATGATTTACTAATCGATGAAGAAAGCAAGCAAGCCGAAACATTGGAAGAAATCCATGAAAAAAAATTCAACCAATTAAAACTAAAAACGATTTGGTCCGGACTGCTTACAATTCCTGTTGTCATTATAGGAATGTTTTTTATGGATATTCCGTATGCCAACGAAATCATGTGGCTTTTATCGACACCGGTCATTGTTTGGTTTGGAAAAAATTTCTTCATCAATGCATGGAAACAAGCCAAGCATCGTTCGGCCAACATGGATACGCTTGTGGCTTTGGGAACGGGAGTTGCCTATATTTTTAGCGTGTTTAATACTTTGTTTCCTCATTTTTGGCACGAAAAAGGATTGCACGCCCATGTGTATTTTGAAGCTGCAGCGGTAATTATTACTTTTATTCTATTAGGACGATTATTGGAAGAAAAAGCCAAAGGAAATACCTCATCTGCCATCAAAAAACTGATGGGATTACAGCCTAAAACCGTAACTATCATTACTGCCAACGAGCAACAAACCACGATTTCGATTGAAAAAGTTAAATATGACGATATTATTCTTGTAAAACCGGGAGAACAAATTGCGGTGGACGGAATAGTAACCAAAGGAAATTCCTATGTAGACGAAAGTATGCTGAGCGGAGAACCGGTACCGCTATTGAAAAAAGAAAACGAAAAGGTTTATGCCGGAACGATTAACCAAAAAGGAAGTTTCCAATTCCGCGCCGAAAAAGTGGGTTCTGAAACGATGTTGGCCAATATAATCAAAATGGTTCAGGAAGCGCAAGGAAGCAAAGCGCCTGTTCAAAAACTGGTGGATAAAATAGCGGGGATTTTTGTTCCAATTGTAATCGTGATTGCAATTATCGCTTTTGTATCATGGATTATTTTGGGAGGCGAAAATGGTTTTTCTCAAGGACTGATTGCTTTTGCAACGGTTTTGGTCATTGCTTGTCCCTGTGCTTTGGGCTTGGCCACCCCTACCGCGATTATGGTAGGAATTGGGAAAGGCGCCGAGAAAGGAATCTTGATTAAAGATGCCATAAGCCTGGAATTGTCTAAAAAAGTAAATGCCATAGTCCTTGACAAAACAGGAACTATCACAGAAGGCAAACCCGTTGTTACTAATTCGTATTGGACGGAAGAAACTGCTGTTTTAAAACAAATTTTGGTTAGCATCGAAAAACAATCTGAACATCCTTTGGCGGAAGCCGTGACCAAACATTACAATGACAATGGTAATGGCAATATAGAGCTAGAATATTTTGAAAGCATTACCGGGAAAGGAATTTTGGCTACTGTAGAAGGCAAAAATTATTATGTTGGAAACAAAAAACTGCTGATTGAAAAGAATGTAGCGCTTTCGGAAATATTTATTGAAAAAGCGGTTCAGTGGAGTGCCGAATCGAAAACGGTTATTTGGTTTTCGGACGAGAAACAAGCTTTGGCAGTTATTGCCATTGCTGATAAAATCAAAGAAACTTCAATCGAAGCCATACAACAATTGCAGGAATCCGGAATTGCAATTTATATGTTGACCGGTGACAATGAAGCTACCGCAAAAAGTATTTCCCAAAAAACCGGAATTACCAATTATAAAGCTGAAGTTTTACCTGATCAAAAAGCAACTTTTGTAAAACAATTGCAAAGTGAAGGAAAAATTGTAGCCATGGTTGGTGACGGAATCAACGACAGTACCGCGTTGGCGCAAGCCGATGTGAGCATAGCGATGGGAAAAGGTAGCGACATTGCAATGGACGTTGCCAAAATGACAATCATTTCGTCTGATCTCAATAAAATCCTGGAAGCCATAAAACTATCCAAACAAACCGTGGCAACCATCAAACAAAATCTGTTTTGGGCGTTGTTTTACAATGTCATCGGAATTCCTATAGCGGCAGGTATTTTGTATCCCATCAACGGATTTCTTTTGAATCCGATGATCGCGGGAGCAGCCATGGCACTGAGTAGCGTAAGCGTGGTGAGCAACAGCCTCCTTTTGAAAGGTAGAAGGTAG
- a CDS encoding heavy-metal-associated domain-containing protein: MNTKSNEKETFVFKTNINCGGCIAKVTPFLDNTNGIETWTVDTTNKDKLLSITSTGISENEIIDTVQKAGFKIEAL, encoded by the coding sequence ATGAATACTAAATCAAACGAAAAAGAAACCTTTGTTTTCAAAACAAACATCAACTGTGGTGGCTGTATTGCCAAAGTAACTCCATTTTTGGATAATACAAATGGCATTGAAACCTGGACTGTTGATACGACGAATAAAGATAAATTGCTGTCCATAACTTCCACCGGAATTTCCGAAAATGAAATTATAGATACCGTTCAAAAAGCAGGGTTTAAGATTGAGGCTTTATAA
- a CDS encoding C45 family autoproteolytic acyltransferase/hydolase, whose translation MKKHIGHIVFIVLALVAVSCGTSKSMHHQPELQSFNHTIPVVTKESDTAFCTGNNFLLKNKQNLWELYVEGDPLERGLAIGSLTDSLLKKQEHVFFDRVDDLIPSNFKRNILVHFLKWYNRKLYQNVDNEYQAEIYGLSQYSPKNLSYIAPNFLRDMYLHGAHDIGHAVQDLALVGCTSFAVWGNKTEDGDLILGRNFDFYAGDAFAKDKIIAFIKPKEGYPFMMVTWPGMIGVCSGMNAEGLTLTINAGKSKIPLIAKTPISILTREILQYAKTIDEAIAIAKKKKVFVSESIMVGSANENKAVLIEIAPDNLGVYEVSNGNQLVCSNHFQSDALKDNERNKDQIKNSHSQYRFDRMTQLLDENPKITTQIAVDILRNKEGINNQPLGYGNDKALNHLLAHHGVVFQPSKRLVWVSASPYQLGEFVCYDLNTIFGNQKVKNCIVSLEDEKRNIPADPFLKTVAYQNYEQFRIEDKKMDLVLKNKSNLHSSFIENYQSLNPDYWVVYYKAGLYFYQNKKYTLAKEQFEKALAKEISTLPEKEEIINYLKKINRKRL comes from the coding sequence ATGAAGAAACATATTGGTCATATCGTTTTCATCGTTTTAGCCTTGGTGGCCGTTTCTTGCGGTACTTCAAAATCAATGCACCATCAGCCGGAATTGCAAAGTTTCAATCACACTATTCCAGTTGTTACAAAAGAATCTGATACTGCTTTTTGTACAGGAAATAATTTTTTACTCAAAAACAAACAGAATTTATGGGAACTCTATGTTGAAGGAGATCCTTTGGAACGTGGTTTGGCGATAGGAAGTTTGACAGATTCTTTATTAAAAAAGCAGGAACATGTTTTTTTTGACAGAGTTGATGATTTGATTCCGTCCAATTTTAAGAGGAATATATTAGTGCATTTTTTGAAATGGTATAATAGGAAATTATATCAGAATGTTGATAATGAATATCAAGCCGAAATTTATGGGCTTTCTCAATATTCACCGAAGAATTTAAGCTATATAGCGCCTAATTTTTTGAGAGATATGTATTTGCATGGCGCTCATGATATTGGTCATGCGGTACAGGATCTGGCTTTGGTAGGTTGTACTTCTTTTGCTGTTTGGGGAAACAAAACAGAAGATGGGGATTTAATCCTCGGGCGAAATTTTGATTTCTATGCAGGTGATGCTTTCGCAAAAGATAAAATAATAGCTTTTATAAAACCAAAAGAAGGCTATCCATTTATGATGGTAACCTGGCCGGGAATGATTGGCGTTTGTTCAGGAATGAATGCCGAAGGGCTGACACTGACTATCAACGCCGGTAAGTCAAAAATTCCGTTGATTGCCAAAACGCCTATATCAATTTTGACACGTGAAATATTGCAGTATGCCAAAACCATTGACGAGGCAATTGCAATAGCCAAAAAGAAAAAAGTATTTGTATCCGAATCTATTATGGTGGGAAGTGCCAATGAAAATAAAGCCGTTTTGATAGAAATTGCTCCTGATAATTTGGGCGTTTATGAGGTTTCAAATGGAAATCAATTGGTTTGTTCCAATCATTTTCAAAGTGATGCTTTGAAAGATAACGAGCGAAATAAAGATCAAATTAAAAACAGCCATTCCCAATATCGTTTTGACCGAATGACACAATTATTGGATGAGAATCCAAAAATAACGACTCAAATTGCTGTCGATATACTCCGAAACAAAGAAGGGATAAATAATCAGCCTTTGGGATATGGCAACGATAAAGCCTTAAACCATTTACTGGCACATCATGGGGTTGTTTTCCAACCCTCGAAACGATTGGTTTGGGTATCGGCGAGCCCTTATCAGCTGGGAGAATTTGTCTGTTATGATTTGAATACGATTTTTGGAAATCAAAAAGTGAAGAACTGTATAGTTTCTTTGGAAGACGAAAAAAGAAATATTCCTGCCGATCCATTTTTGAAAACTGTTGCTTATCAAAACTATGAGCAGTTTCGGATAGAGGATAAAAAAATGGACCTTGTTTTAAAAAATAAATCGAATTTGCATTCTAGTTTTATTGAGAATTATCAATCTTTAAATCCTGATTATTGGGTTGTTTATTATAAAGCAGGATTGTACTTTTATCAAAATAAAAAATATACTTTGGCTAAGGAACAATTTGAAAAAGCATTGGCCAAAGAAATTAGCACACTTCCTGAAAAAGAGGAAATTATCAATTATTTAAAGAAAATAAATAGAAAACGATTATGA
- a CDS encoding Crp/Fnr family transcriptional regulator: protein MNEAIDKSISRYISLTEEELEIFHSLLKHKSVPKKTYLLQEGEICDFEAYILKGCIRSYYIDKNGFEVILQFGIEDWWVSDIASFYNREPSKMYIETLEDCELLFLTPQDKEVLFAKVPKFERFFRLMLQKNISTTQNRLINTISKTATEKYLDFIKLYPTIPQRVAQHYIASYLGISAEFLSKIRTKIAKQ from the coding sequence ATGAACGAAGCGATCGATAAATCAATCAGCCGGTATATATCTTTGACTGAAGAAGAGTTAGAAATATTCCATTCTTTATTAAAGCACAAATCGGTTCCAAAAAAAACATATCTTCTTCAGGAAGGAGAGATTTGTGATTTTGAAGCTTATATACTTAAAGGATGTATTAGGAGTTACTATATCGACAAGAATGGTTTCGAGGTGATACTTCAGTTTGGTATTGAAGATTGGTGGGTTAGCGATATCGCCAGCTTCTATAACAGGGAACCGAGCAAGATGTACATTGAAACTCTTGAAGATTGTGAATTGCTTTTCCTCACGCCGCAAGACAAAGAAGTGTTGTTTGCCAAAGTGCCAAAATTCGAACGTTTTTTTAGGTTAATGCTTCAAAAAAATATTTCTACCACACAAAACCGATTGATTAATACCATTTCGAAAACGGCTACCGAGAAATATCTTGATTTCATTAAGTTGTACCCAACAATTCCGCAAAGAGTCGCCCAGCATTATATCGCTTCTTATTTGGGTATCTCCGCTGAGTTTTTGAGTAAGATCCGAACAAAAATTGCGAAGCAATAA
- a CDS encoding type II toxin-antitoxin system antitoxin SocA domain-containing protein, giving the protein MVFKISQVQIGQRIMELRKRKQFSQEDLSKLVGISRSSLTQVELGKRSLNIIELQKFSQVLGFSLDNFMSEDFSLEDIQFSEIEKKDSTVERISVPFLEIGKFKNILLYILERCAGKPNVGETVLYKLLYFSDFNYYELYEEHLTGATYRKLPYGPVPQNLDVIIENMIVNNQVQRFKTTYHGYPQTRYLPLEKSNLTQLKASEKEVIDRVIEQMSDWSASAVSNYSHKDIPWLASKEGEDINYELAFYREAPFSVRNYDENVEL; this is encoded by the coding sequence ATGGTTTTCAAAATTTCACAGGTTCAGATAGGGCAACGCATTATGGAGCTGAGAAAAAGAAAACAGTTTTCTCAGGAAGATTTGAGTAAATTGGTTGGAATTTCGCGGTCTTCATTGACTCAGGTTGAGTTAGGAAAAAGAAGTTTGAATATTATCGAATTACAGAAGTTTTCCCAAGTACTTGGTTTTTCATTGGATAATTTTATGTCTGAAGATTTTTCTCTTGAAGACATTCAATTTTCGGAAATAGAAAAAAAGGACTCTACTGTTGAGAGGATATCGGTTCCTTTTTTGGAAATCGGAAAATTTAAAAATATTCTTCTTTATATTTTGGAGCGATGTGCCGGAAAACCCAACGTAGGGGAAACGGTATTGTATAAACTGTTGTATTTTTCTGATTTTAATTATTATGAACTCTATGAGGAGCATCTCACGGGAGCCACTTACAGAAAATTGCCTTATGGCCCCGTTCCCCAAAACCTTGATGTCATAATCGAAAATATGATTGTGAACAATCAGGTGCAACGCTTCAAAACAACTTATCACGGTTATCCCCAAACACGTTATTTACCATTGGAAAAATCTAATTTAACTCAATTAAAAGCGAGTGAAAAAGAAGTGATTGACCGGGTGATTGAACAAATGAGTGATTGGTCTGCTTCGGCCGTAAGTAATTATTCCCACAAAGATATTCCTTGGTTGGCTTCAAAAGAAGGAGAAGATATTAATTATGAACTTGCATTTTACCGAGAAGCCCCATTTTCAGTAAGAAATTATGATGAAAATGTGGAGCTATGA